The following coding sequences are from one Neovison vison isolate M4711 chromosome X, ASM_NN_V1, whole genome shotgun sequence window:
- the LOC122897436 gene encoding melanoma antigen preferentially expressed in tumors-like, with translation MDQKTVATLLELAAKSLLSNEPAAIHALEELPRDLFVPLFIDAFMGGHEKILKAMVRAWPFHCLHIGALSVQESYYEILEAMIDGLQILPDQNSSSWGPKLRILDLRQDPDCGTTCSEISTTFPFCFQSCVYSQHSILKIEEAQHSVKCLGIVNSESEPLSTQKPMELLVDLSFNGTLRTKQFLSFLQSKVEQSFGSLHLCCRDLQIDKMSAHKSVLQFLDLGCIDHLELNQAYLKEVTTLLAQMIHLNSISLSNISFKHCKREDFRTFLIQLGQLSNLQELSLALFCLTDQLHKLLRILPPQLDTLCLSFCGLSNRDITVLSQSSQATYLKLLNLSNNQIFSEVYEPFQTLLEKVSGTLQYLEINNCLITDSTLSAVLPALSHCTHLRVLSFAFNPITMPLLMGLLQHLTCLVDLKHVICPVPVHCYEQWNFPGSLDRQKLAEVQAQLTARLQVLRRDDMTWTTCPE, from the exons ATGGACCAAAAGACCGTAGCCACACTGCTAGAGCTTGCTGCAAAAAGTCTGCTAAGTAATGAGCCTGCGGCTATCCATGCCCTGGAAGAACTCCCAAGAGACCTCTTTGTTCCCTTGTTCATTGATGCCTTCATGGGAGGGCATGAGAAGATACTAAAAGCAATGGTGAGGGCTTGGCCCTTTCACTGTCTCCATATTGGGGCACTGAGTGTACAAGAGTCCTATTATGAAATCTTGGAAGCCATGATTGATGGTCTGCAGATCCTCCCTGACCAGAACTCTTCCTCTTG GGGGCCAAAACTGAGGATCCTAGATTTGAGACAGGACCCAGACTGTGGAACAACATGCTCAGAGATCAGTAccacatttcctttctgttttcagtCTTGTGTTTACTCTCAACACTCTATCCTTAAAATAGAAGAAGCCCAGCATAGTGTCAAGTGTCTTGGAATTGTTAATTCAGAATCTGAGCCTCTGTCAACCCAGAAACCCATGGAATTATTAGTGGACCTTTCTTTCAATGGTACCTTGAGAACaaagcaatttctttctttccttcagagtAAAGTTGAGCAGAGCTTTGGGTCTTTGCACCTCTGCTGCAGAGATTTGCAAATTGATAAAATGTCTGCCCACAAAAGTGTCCTGCAGTTTCTGGATCTAGGATGCATTGATCACCTGGAATTGAATCAGGCTTATCTGAAAGAAGTCACCACACTACTGGCTCAGATGATCCACCTGAACAGCATTAGTTTGTCTAACATCTCCTTTAAACATTGTAAGAGGGAAGACTTCAGAACTTTTCTCATCCAGCTTGGGCAACTCTCCAACCTCCAGGAACTCAGCTTGGCTTTATTCTGCCTTACAGATCAACTTCATAAACTGCTCag AATCCTGCCACCTCAGTTGGATACATTGTGTCTATCTTTTTGTGGCCTGTCTAACAGAGATATCACTGTCCTGTCCCAGAGTTCTCAGGCCACCTACCTAAAGCTATTGAATCTCAGCAACAACCAGATATTCTCAGAAGTTTATGAGCCCTTCCAGACTCTGCTAGAGAAGGTATCAGGCACCCTGCAGTATCTGGAGATAAATAATTGCCTGATAACTGATTCTACTCTCTCTGCTGTCCTCCCAGCCCTGAGCCACTGTACCCACCTCCGTGTCCTTAGCTTTGCCTTCAACCCCATTACAATGCCTCTGCTCATGGGCCTTCTGCAGCATTTAACATGCTTGGTAGATCTGAAGCATGTTATTTGTCCTGTTCCTGTCCACTGCTATGAACAATGGAATTTTCCTGGCAGTTTGGACCGACAAAAACTTGCTGAAGTGCAGGCCCAATTGACAGCAAGGCTGCAGGTATTACGGCGAGATGACATGACCTGGACCACTTGTCCTGAGTGA